A single window of Lutzomyia longipalpis isolate SR_M1_2022 chromosome 1, ASM2433408v1 DNA harbors:
- the LOC129789935 gene encoding alpha-2-macroglobulin receptor-associated protein, with protein sequence MSRVHVVLVVILAVTSLAVGDKKHHQKRENKYSADVNLPESEKYDMRQIQRPFRMAKLNLVWTKAQHRLTEPKLISLYTELKIQDKEELAWKQLSGQNKDKDGLKEAELRKKLIGIMSTYGLLEHFDETQNPEKTKEYTAYHGTVDSYKNKSLFKDKKLNRLWEKAEVAGFTPEELKALKEEFMHHQEKVDLYYELLDDVTVNQGKKDFHINAVNEDEIEKFNEVGTAEELADSRAQKHDEYYNAANDLREKHRDIRDSYDRLERITAKGPNSQDFVEPKVQGLWRVAINSDFSADELASLKVELQHLESRLLKLRHMNAEHAISMEKYKSSKHLNKHEKISMMEDNIKKQTRKVEKLHEDLEKRIFKHTEL encoded by the exons ATGTCCAGAGTCCACGTAGTCCTCGTAGTCATCCTGGCGGTGACTTCCCTAGCGGTGGGCGATAAGAAGCACCACCAGAAGCGGGAGAATAAATATTCTGCGGATGTAAATCTCCCGGAAAGCGAAAAGTACGACATGCGGCAGATTCAGCGCCCCTTCCGGATGGCCAAGCTCAATTTAGTGTGGACAAAGGCCCAGCAC AGATTAACGGAACCAAAGCTGATAAGCCTTTACACTGAGCTGAAGATTCAAGATAAAGAGGAGTTAGCGTGGAAGCAGCTCAGTGGGCAGAATAAGGATAAGGATGGCCTGAAGGAGGCAGAGCTGAGGAAGAAGCTAATAGGGATTATGAGCACTTATGGGCTGCTGGAGCATTTCGATGAGACACAGAATCCGGAGAAAACAAAAGAATACACCGCCTACCATGGTACCGTGGATAGCTACAAGAACAAGAGCCTCTTCAAGGACAAGAAGCTCAATCGACTGTGGGAAAAGGCTGAAGTGGCGGGCTTCACGCCGGAAGAACTGAAGGCACTAAAGGAGGAGTTTATGCATCATCAGGAGAAGGTTGATTTGTACTATGAACTCCTGGATGATGTTACAGTGAATCAGGGGAAGAAAGACTTCCACATAAACGCCGTCAATGAGGATGAGATTGAAAAGTTCAACGAGGTTGGTACGGCTGAAGAGTTGGCGGATAGCCGTGCACAGAAACACGATGAATACTACAACGCTGCAAATGATCTCAGGGAGAAGCACAGAGATATCAGGGATAGCTACGATCGTCTCGAGAGGATCACCGCCAAAGGTCCAAATAGTCAGGACTTTGTTGAACCCAAAGTTCAGGGATTGTGGCGTGTGGCCATCAATAGTGACTTCTCAGCCGACGAATTGGCCTCGTTGAAAGTGGAGCTTCAGCATTTGGAGTCGCGCCTCCTGAAATTGCGCCACATGAATGCTGAGCATGCAATCTCCATGGAAAAGTACAAA TCCAGTAAGCACCTGAACAAGCACGAGAAAATCTCCATGATGGAGGACAATATCAAGAAGCAAACGCGCAAAGTGGAGAAGCTGCATGAGGATCTGGAGAAG